CTGAACCGCCCGATCGCGGAACTGAGCGCCACGCGCCTCGCCGCGCGGGCCGCCTGTTTGCCGACACATTGTGACTCCGTCCGTTCTGAGGAATTAAATGAGCTTGTCCGACGGGCCGAAGCAAAAAATAGTAAAATATCATCGTGCTTTACGTCAAGGCGCTGGTCGGGCTGGTGCGGTATTTTACGCGATGGCATCCGATTGAAGAGGAAGAGTGCAGGGCGCTGTCCCACGCGCTTGATCGCATCAGTTCCTATCTGAGGTATAATCCGCTCAGCATCAATCTCATGCTTTATGCGTGCCTTGTCTTTCCGGGGCAATATGATCAGGCGCGCGCTTTACTCGGAAAGCGCGGGCCGCTCCTCCAAATTTGTGTCCTCTTCCATCAACTGCTTCAATGCGATCAATGCCCTGCTGGACGGGGATCGAGCGCGGGCTTTGAGTTGAGATACGGGAATTCAGCGCCCGCAAAATGGCCTCCACGGCCCTGGCATTGCTGGAGCCGATCAGCGCCATGGTGTTGCATGCCTGCGGTGAACATGCCGAAGCCCACCAGGCCTGCACCGCCTATATCTGCCTTTATCCGAAGTCTGAAGCCGGGCTTCTTGTCTATCTGATGGGGCTGATCCAGCGTCGCGCGACGGTTGACGCCGCCGTTGCGGGCAAGCGCCTTCTGCGCCTCGCGCCGGACGCGACAGTGACGGGCATTCTCGCGCGCTTGAGCTACCTGCCCTCATGATTTATGAATGGGTGCGTCAAATGCTGACCCTTTCCGACCTGCCGCGTTGAGACGCCGTGTCAAAGCTTGGCTTTAGCTGAACCACAGGATAGAAAAGACTTGGACCCAACCACCATGCGCGCCCACGGGGGCCGCGCTTAAACGTTTCAGCTCAGAGGTAACATGATCGCATCCGCGCGCCCGAAGCCAGATCACTGGTCCCGCCATCATCACCACATTCTGCGCCTGAATGTTTTTGCGGGCGTGCTCCTGTTTTCCTTGCTTGCGAGTTGCAGCTCTGACCGGGACCCGAGCGGCCTTGCAAAGCCGAAAAATCATCTCATGACCGTCGATCGCGGTGCGACGGGGGGGGATGACCAATTGAAAGACGACGTCAATGTCTATCTATGGCGCGGGGCGCTGGATACGCTGTCATTCATGCCATTTTCCTCCGCCGATGCGGTGGGAGGTATCATATTGACGGACTGGTATACCCCGCCCACCAGCCCGGATGAGCGTTTTAAAATCGCTGCTTATGTCATGAGCCGCCGCCTGCGCTCAGACTCCCTGCGTGTTGCCGTCTTCCGGCAGGAGAGGCAGGGGGGGCAATGGGTCGATAGCCCCGTTTCGTCCAATACGGTCTCCGATATCACGACCCGTATTCTCAATCGTGCGCGGGAGCTACGGGCCGAGAATAAAGGCGGGGACTAAACGCTGCCCGGCTCCCAAGCGCATCTGACAGCCTTACTCACGTGATTTGACGAAAAGAATATCGACCTCTCATGACCACCACAGAAAACACAAATCTGGATTTCGAAACGACGGAGCTGAAATGGCAGAAAGCCTGGGAGGAAATCGGCGCTTTTTCCGTCGGGGACGTGCCGGATTTTAACGCGTCGACTTATTATGTACTCGAAATGTTTCCCTACCCCTCAGGCCAGCTCCATATGGGGCATGTGCGCAATTATGCGCTGGGCGATGTCGTGGCGCGCTATAAAAGGGCGCGCGGCTTTCAGGTGATGCATCCGATGGGGTGGGATGCTTTCGGCCTGCCAGCGGAGAATGCGGCGCGGGAGCACAATGTGCACCCGCGGGAATGGACACTCAGCAACATCGCGAAAATGCGCACGACGCTGCAACGTCTGGGCTTCTCCCTTGACTGGACGCGAGAGGTCACGACGTGCTTGCCGTCCTATTTCGGGCATCAGCAAAAATTATTTCTGGACATGTTCCGGGCCGGTCTCGTTGAGCGTCGTGAGTCCGCCGTCAATTGGGACCCGGTTGATCAGACCGTGCTGGCGAATGAACAGGTGGTGGATGGGCGTGGCTGGCGCTCCGGCGCGTTGGTTGAGCGACGTCATCTCGCGCAATGGTTCCTCAAAATCACCGATTTCGCGAAAGAACTGCTCGACGGGTTGGAGGGGCTTGAGGACTGGCCCGCGCGCGTGCGGGCCATGCAGGCACGCTGGATCGGATTTTCGGAAGGGGCGCGCATCACCTTCCCTCTGCATCATCCCCCGGAAGGGTTTGATGCCATGGCGGATGCGATCGAGGTCTACACAACCCGGCCTGACACGTTATTCGGCATGGGATTCGTCGCCATCGCCGCGGATCATCCCCTCGTGACGCGTTTGGCGCCTCACAATGAGGCGGTGCGTCTCTTCGCGGAGGAATGTGCAAGGCTGGGCACGCGTGAGGAGTCGATCGAGAGCGCGGAGAAGCGTGGCGTCGATACAGGTTTGCGGGTCGTCAATCCGTTTGCGCCGCATGAGATCTCACCTGTATGGATCGCCAATTTTGTGCTGATGGATTACGGTACGGGCGCTGTTTTCGGCTGCCCCTGCGGGGATCAGCGTGACCTCGATTTTGCACGGAAATACCACCTGCCCGTGCGCTCCGTCATTTTGCCACCGGGTGAATCGCCTGAAAGCTTCGTCATCGAAGACAAGGCTTATGTCCATGACGGGACGCTTTATAATTCGGGCTTTCTTGATGGGCTCGATACGGAAACGGGCAAAAAAAGGGCGATCACCGCGCTGGAGGATATGGGTGCCGGCGCGGCTTCCGCCAGCTGGCGCTTGCGTGATTGGGGCGTGTCCCGCCAGCGTTACTGGGGTTGCCCGATCCCGATCATCCATTGCGCCACGTGCGGTGCCGTGCCGGTGCCGGACGCGCAATTGCCGGTGACATTGCCGGAGGATGTTTCTTTCGACACATCCGGCAATCCGTTGGATCACCATCCGAGCTGGAAGCACGTGACCTGCCCCCAATGCGGTGAGGCTGCGACACGGGAGACGGATACTTTCGACACGTTCGTTGATAGTTCCTGGTATTTCGCCCGTTACGTGTCGCCCCATTCCGTCGCACCGGTTGATCGGGAAGCGGCTGAGCGCTGGTTGCCGGTCGATCGTTATATTGGCGGGATTGAACATGCCATCCTGCACCTTCTCTACGCGCGCTTCTTTACGCGGGCGATGAAGGTAACGGGACATCTTGATGTGGATGAGCCTTTCAAAGGGCTCTTCACACAGGGGATGATCACGCATGAAAGTTATCGCGACGCGTCGGGCTGGCTTTCACCCGAGGATGTGCGACGGGAGGGTGACCGGGTTGTGCGCAGGGATAATGGCGCGCAGGTCACAATTGGCCGCTCGGAGAAAATGTCCAAATCCAAGCGAAACACTGTCTCCCCGACCGAGATCATCGCGCGTTACGGGGCGGATACGGCGCGCTGGTTTGTGCTTTCAGACAGCCCGCCCGAGCGTGATATTGAGTGGACTGAGGCTGGCATCGCGACCTCCCACCGTTTTATCCAGAAATTGCACCGTTTAATAACGCACATTGCCGAGAATGACGCGTCGGAAGCTTCCCATGCGCCGGGTGGCCGCGCCCTGCGGCAGGTGACGCATCGGACCATCGCCGCCGTGACCCAGGCCATGGAGAGCTTTGCCCCGAATGTCGCCATTGCACGGATTTATGAACTGACGTCCGCCCTTGCGGATGCGGAAAAAAGTCATGAAGCCGGCATGGCGGCGACACGGCGTGAGGCCGGACGGACGCTGGCCTTACTCATCGCGCCAATGATGCCCCATCTGGCGGAAACCCTGATGCATCGCCTCGCACCTGAGGCCGGTCTGGTGGTGAGTCAGTCATGGCCGATTGCGGAGGAAGCGCTCCTGACCGTCAGCTATGTGACTTTGGGGGTTCAGGTGGGTGGCAAGCTGCGCGGCACGATCGATATTTCTGTCGATGCGGATGAGGAGACCGTCTTTTCAGCCGCGCTGTCAGAGCCTAATGTTGCACGCGCTTTGGAGGGTAAAACCATCCGCAAGCGCATCTACGTGCCTCGACGCATCGTCAATTTTGTCGTATCGGCCTGAAATATGAAAAAATTTGCGATCCTCCCGGCTTTGCTCCTTGCCTCATGTGGGTTCCGCCCGCTTTACGGTGAGGGGGGTGCGACAAAACAGTCGGCGCGCAGCGAGATGTCGCAGATTTTCGTGGATCGCATCAGTAATCGTGGCGGTCAGTTGCTTCGACTGGCTTTGCAGGAGGATCTCGGTTCCGACGATGGTGCGATTCCGCAGAAATATACTCTGAGCGTCAGTCGCAATGTCGGGATTGATGCTGTCGATATCCATAAGGACAACACGTCGGGTCGTATGTGTGCCAATGCCTCGGCACATTGGCGCCTCTACACAGTGGCGGATCAGCCTCAGCTTCTGGCGGAAGGGGATGCATCGCTACTCGACGGTTACACGACGACCTTCCAGCAATATTTCGCGCAGTCACTGAATATTAAAGCTTTGGACGCCCGCATTTCCAAAAATCTCGCCGGGCAGATCTCTGAGCAACTGGCAGCGTGGTTCACCTCCCATGTCACGCCTGCGCAGAGGAATAAGCCTGTCGTGCCGGAATATTTTGATCCGAACGCCATGCCGTCCCGAAATGGCCAGCCGATGCAGAAAGCGGGGCCAGATGGCTTCCCGGCGGCGGCAACAGGCTGGACGGATATCGGCATTGATGATGAGTGATATCGGATGAAGATCGAACCGCGACGCACCGAACATGTGCTTGGTGACGCTTTGGCGTGGCGCGGATTTGTTTTACATGGTGAGGATCACGGTTTGATCCGTGAGCGCGCGATCAAGGTCGCGGGTCAGGTCGTGCCGGATAAAGATGATCCTTTTCGCGTCGTGGTGCTGGATCGGGAAGACCATGCCCGGCTTGAGGAGGAGGCCACGGCACTTTCCCTGATTGGCGGGCGACGGCTCATCTGGGTGCGGGACGTGCAGGATCATATCCTGCCGATGCTGCAGCGCGCGCTTTATGGCGTGTCCGATAATGTCATTCTCCTTGAAGCGCCGGGACTGGCCTCACGCTCCAAATTGCGCAGCGCGATGGAAAAGCGGCAGGATGTCGCCGTGATCGCCTGTTATCCTGAAGAAGGGCGTTCCCTCTCTGTCGCGTTGCGCACGATGTTCGACGCGGCGCAGGTCAGGGTGGATCGGGATGCGATGGCGTGGCTGTCGAGCGTGCTGCCTGCTGATCGCGCCGTAATCCGTCAGGAGGTTGAAAAGCTTATCCTGTTTGCTGAACCGTCAGCGCCGCTCAGCCTTGATGATGTGCAGCTCTGCATCGGTGACACGCGTGCGGAAAGCCTCAGCAATGCCACGTCAAGCGCGTTGGCGGGTGAGAGAGCGCAGGCCGATGCGGCGATTGAGCGTGCCATTGCGGATGGCGCGGTGCCGGTGGCCATTGTCCGCGCGTGCTCTTACGCGCTTCTGCGTGTCTTGACGGTGCGACATGCGATGGATGAGGGCGCATCCCCCTCCGAGGCGGAACGCGGCCTGCGTCCGCCAATTTTCTTCAAGGTCGCTGATTTATTTTGGACGGCCGTGCGGCGTTGGGACAGCGCCGCGCTTCTCGCCGCCTGTTCCGCAACGCAGGAGCTGGAGCTGGCCTGTAAGCAGACGGGCGCACCCGATTTTGCCCTCGCGCGACGGCATATTGCCCGCTTATGTTTCGGGCCGCGCGCTTTCTCCGCCTAACGGACCGTCTTTTCAAGCCCGGTCATATACCGAAAATCCCGGCATTGCGCATCACTCAGGCACCGCCTTAAGTCCCCCGAAACAGGTAGGATATAAGATGACCCGCCTCGCCGACAGCTGATCGGCGAGGCGGGTCAAAATGCGCGCTTTCCAGCATTTCATCGCGGGAACACCGTCCCTCACTGATCGTTTAACTAACCTAACATTCAGCAAATGAGATGCGAAATGAGTAACGGAAAAGCGAAAGACGGGAAGATGTCGGATGCACGCACGGTGCTTCGTTGACGACACGAAATTGAGAAGCGCGACGGCCGCAAGGCTGGACGAAAAAAGATAGCGGGAAGGGAGATCAATGCGAGAATGGATCATGCTTACACCTATCTCCGTGCTTCTTGCGTTGACCGCGCTCAGTGTCATCGTTATGGGCGCGGTATTCGCAGCACCCTATGCGCGCCTCAATGGCATGACACCGTTTGAAAGTCACATCGTCGACACAACCTATCGGGATGGGCACCGGGTGGGTGTCATGCAACGAAACAACAACCCCCTCCATCTCGGTTATACGCCGATCGGGCCGAGCTGGCGTGCCGGTCCTTACGCGCTAGGTGCCGATGCGCAGGGGCGGGATGTTGCGTCACGCCTTCTCTGTGGTGGTCGCAACAGCCTCATGATTGCCAGTGCGGCGGCGCTTCTCGGGCTGACACTTGCGACATTTCTGTCCCCTGTGCGCTGGTTATGCCGGGGGGGAGGGGTGGAGCGGATCGTGTCATGGATCATGACCATGTTATGGGCAGTGCCGGTCTATCTTTTTGCGAGCTGCCTCTCCATGACGATGTTGCGGGACGGGCTCCGGCTCGGCCCCGTCACATTGACAGCGGATAACCGCCTTATACCTGTCTGCGTCATTGCGGCGGTTTACCTCCCTTATGCAGCGCGCCTTTTAACGACGTGCGTCCGGCAATTGGCGCAACGCGATTACGTCAAAATCGCCGCAGCTTTTGGTGCGTCACCTTTCACGGTGGTGGTGCGGGAAATCCTACCAGGGCTGCTCTTGTCCCTTATGACGTTTTTTCCACTTCTGATGGCTCTCTGCCTGCTGGCGGAGTCCGCTCTTTCCTTTCTGTCACTCGGGGTGCAGGCGCCGGATGTGTCATGGGGGTCAATGATACGTGACGGGGAGGGGCTGATTTATACCCGCCCCGTCGTTGCAATCCTGCCCGGCATGATGATCATGCTGACCGTTCTCAGCTTCTATATCGTTTCTGAAAGCTGCACCCGCGTCTTGCGTCGGCGCGACATGATATGAGCTTCATCCTCCGCCGTTTTGCCCATGGTATCGCGGTTCTGGCGGGTATTTCAGTTGTGATGTTTACAGTCTTCTTCGCGACGCCAGGGACAGACCCCGCTGCTCGGTTCGCCGGTAAAGGTAGCCAGCCCGACCTTATTGGCTGAAGTGCGTCACCAATATGGTTTCGACAGGCCCCTTCCGCAGCAATATACCCGCATGATGTATGGGATTTTTATCCAACGCCGCCTGACATCTTACGTGCATCACGGGCAGAATGTTGTGACGCAGGTGATGGTGGCGGCGGTCACATTCTCACTTGTCGGGCTCGCGGCGGTGATGATCGCCCTGGGGTGTCTGTCCCTCGGTATGGGTGCCGCTTTGCTGGGTCATCGGGTCGGGGCCGGGCTGATCACGCTTCTGCAGATGGTTGGCCTGCCTGACCCGCAGGAGACGCAGCATCGTTATATTCACCAGCTTTCGGGCAGGATGCGGCAAAGGGCGATGATCGCGATGGCGATTTCATGCCAACCTGACCTCCTCATTGCGGATGAGCCCAGTTCAGCCCTTGATGTGACGGTGCAGGCGCAGATCCTCTCGGTATGGCGCTGATCCTTGTCACGCACGATATCGGCGTGGTGGCTGAAACCTGCGATCACATGGTTGTTTTCTATAGCGGCATGATTCTCGAAAGCGGCCCGACCGACATCGTGTTGGGCCGCCCGCGCCATCCTTATACCAGCGCTCTGCTAGCAACCGTCCCCACCCTTGATGGAAAGCGCGGAGAGCGGCCGCCGCCTTTGCCCGTCATCAGGGATTCGCTGCCCACCCTTCGGAACGTCCGGCCGGATGCGTCTTCGCGCCGCGATGCCCGCTCAAAGGATGAGTCCTTGCCACCTCTCGACGATACGTCCCTCGATCATATGCGGGGCGATTTCTGCAAGGTTAACCCTCTATCCCATAGCAAAATTTTCTGGGAAGATCTGATAGGTTTTTCTCAAGTGAAGGTGCGACGCGATGCGTGGAAAAACATGGTTTCTTCTGCTGCTCTCAGCATGTCTGGTAGGCTGCGCCGCACCCAAACCGCGCGGATATAAGATTGTCATCGACAGCCCCACGGAAAAAAAGCTGGATGACATCATCCGATACATCGTGTGCCCGCAGGAAGGTCAGAATCACGGTGAGATCATCAGCCGCGTTTCCGCTGCTTTTCTGGGTACCCCTTATCGTGGCGGCACGCTCATTGGCGGGCCGGGCGCGGAAGAAGCGCTGGTGGCGGATTTCAGCTTCGTCGATTGCACGACGTTAATTGAATATGTCGAGGCGCTGTCGCGCAGTCATGACAGGGACACGTTTCTGCGAAACCTTGTTCACATCCGTTACGCGGATAACAAGGTTTCTTATGCCAGCCGCCGACATTTCTTTTCCGACTGGTTCACGAGACGGCCCCGTATCGCGCGCGATGTCACAGCGGAAATCAGCCCTGATCACGTGACCATCGACAGGGACCTGAATCGCCTGCCGAATGGCAAACCTTACGTGCCGGGTATCGGCTTTTCCACGCGCAAATTAACCTATATCCCGGCAGCGGGAATCAATGAGCGCGTTCTGCACCATCTCAGGACGGGCGACTATGTGGGGGTATATTCCCTTACAGAACAAGAGGATGTCTCACATGTGGGCATCGTTGTGCGGCATGATGGGCGCGTGTGGTTTCGAAATGCCTCTTCCCGTCGTGAAAATAGAAAGGTCATTGATTCACCTTTTCTAGATTACATGCGTCAGAAACCAGGTATGATCGTCATACGAACCGAATAAACCGGCTACTGACGGAGATGCCAAATGAAAATCAATCACGCCGTCAGAAATCGTAACCTTTTATTTCTGGCTGTTACCTTTATTTTGACCGCCTGCCAAACGGCCCCATCGGGTAAAGGGGCGCAGGATGCTGCCCATCCTGGTCGTGCGGCGGCTCTTTACATTGATCCGACAAAAAAAATTTTCCCGCTAGATAATTATCCGCAATCTGTTGATAAATGGCTTCCTGCGGGCCCTGATTCGAATACCCCGCTTATGGATGAGGCGACGCAGCAGAAATATTTTGCCGCGTTGAAAACCCGTTATTTCGGCCTTGGGCAGGACGAGAACTCACCCTGGAACGCGACTTACATCGCATCTGTCCTGAAGAAAGGGCCGGAAACCGTCCGCGATGCCAGTGTCAATCAGCTGCTCTCGGATAAAAAAGTTCTATGGGCACAGAATTTCAGGCCCCATTCCGCCCGGTGGAAGATGGAAGTTAGGGGGAATGCGGATACGGATATCAGCCACGACTACCACCCCGCTCATCGCGCCATCGCCCTCAGGGAAACATTGGTGAGGGTTCTCCCGACCGATGACCCGGCTTTTGACGATTACCGCCAGGCCGGGCAGGGTTATCCTTTCGATAATCTGCAAATGTCCGCCGTCCGACCCGGCGCCCCGGTTTATATATTGACGACCAGCCGCGATGAACGCTGGAAATATGTGTGCACGCCGACTGTAATAGGTTGGGTGCATAGTGAGGATCTCGCATCCGTCAGTCAGGGTTTCGTGACGGAATGGGTGGCGATGGCAAACCGCAATCTCGGCGCCATCATCAGAGATTCTATCAGCGTCGCCGATGGCGGTCGATTCTTCTTCACCGCGCGGCCAGGCACGATACTGCCATTCCGCAAGTTGCGACCCGGCATTTTCCAGGTTGCGGTACCGGTACAGGGCCGAGGCAATAGTGCGGAGCGCCATTGGGTGACGCTGGATGACCATGCTTTCGTCCCGATACCGTGGCAGATGCTGTCGGGCCATGTGGCGGCCTTGATGCGGACGATGCATGACAGGCCCTATGGATGGGGAAATGACTACTTCCATAATGACTGCTCTGCGGAATTGCGCAGCCTGCTCATGCCTTTCGGCATATTCCTGCCGCGAAATTCGGCCGCGCAGATTCAATCTGCTGTACGTGTGGTCGATCTCAGCAAAGAGGATGTCAACGCGCGCCTGGCTTATCTGAGGGATCATGGCAAGCCTTTCAAGACCCTCATCTACATCCCGGGGCATATCATGCTCTATATCGGTAATGCGGTGGTGAACGGGCAAAACGTTCCGATGACGTATCAGGATCTTTGGGGGCTTCGACCCAAAGACGGGAAGAGCCGAAGCATCGTCGGCGGCTCTGTCTTCTTCCCTCTGCTCGCCGCTTATCCGGAAGACCCGGATCTCGTCTCCCTCGCGGGGAAGATACAATTCAAATTGGGTTTTATTGAGTAAAGGCGCACTGCCTTAAACGTTTTTGATTGGTGCATCATTGGCTGGGAGGCTGGTGATGCACCGTCTACAGCCGATCTTCCATCAAATGGTCGCTTGCTGTGATCGTGTCGATGAAAACGCGGTGCACACGCGCGATGGTTACTTTCGGTCGGGGAGACGGTTTTGGAGAGGAAGAGGTAATTAACGGGCTCCTGTTTAAAAGCTTGAGCACCCGTTATCCAGCTATCAAGCCGGGGGAGGCGGGCGGCGCATATTGCCGCAACCCGCTGCACCCTGCCATCTTTAGGAAACCGCTAAAAAGCTTGGGGTTTTGGCGATCGGAAGAGCCGAGGGCCTGCCGTGACCTTCCAATTCATACAAGCCGACACCCTACGGCAAAGCGCAGCCGCTCCGGCAAAATGCCCGGGGTGACGTCATTTATCCTGTCAGGGAAGCAGCCACTCAGCGCCAGTCAGGCTGTCGTCGGAGGCTCACCATTGACTTTGCCGTCAGGTGTCTGACTATCGACAAGGCGCGGCAATATCATGGCCAGAGCGGGCATAATCAGTGACGGCGAGATCCCTGTTTTGGAAATCAGGGTCTGCACCTGCTCATTCGATAAGAGAGTCTGAACTTCCTCAGAAGAAATTGGCAGGTTTTTACCATTGCCGATCCAGGAATGCACCTTATCGTCCAAACCGGCCGCTTTTGCCTGTTGAAGCAATGTCTCAATACCTTGCTCCGACGTGAGCAGCTCACTCAGGCTGCTGCCCAGTTTCTTTTGCAACGGGCCACTCAGGCCGCTGATGGCCGAGTTAAGAATATTATTGAAAAATCCGCTCATGGCACCCAATCCTGTTGATCGGGGAAGGGGTGCGCACAGACTTAACTGGCCTTCTCCAGCCCCGGCATTTCAATGTCAATTTCCAGCGTGGCGTACTCGCCATTGATGCTGTCCATTTTGACGTGAACCTTCTCATCATCAATGGCGACATGCTTTTTGATGACAGCAAGGATCTCGCTCTGTAACTTTTTGATAAGCTCAGAGTTCCCGTGATTGGACCGCTCATACGCGAGAAGGATCTGCAATCTATCGCGGGCGACGGAACTGGTTTTGGGCCGGGAGAAAAAGTTGAATAGGCTCATGCTGATCTCTTTTTGAACAACCGGTCCAGGATGCCCTTGCGCTCAACCGGAATCTGAAGGTCGATCTTTTCCCCATTCAGGCGTTTTGCGGCGTCGACATAGGCGCGCGCGGGGGCGGAATCAGGGTTTGAGAGAGTGACCGGCGCCCCGACATTGGAGGCTTTCAGCACTTCCTCACTCTCCGGCACGATGCCGATCAGTGGGACAGAGAGGATCTCCAGCACATCCTCCGTATTCAGCATTTCGCCCCGCGCGGCGCGATTGGGGTCGTAACGGGTGAGGAGGAGGAATTTCTCGACCTTCTCGCCTTTAATGGCGCGCTCCGTCGTGCTGTCGAGCAGGCCGATAATGCGGTCACTATCGCGCACGGAGCTGACTTCCGGATTGGTGACGACCACAGCCATGTCAGCGTGATGCATCGCCATTTGCGCCCCGCGCTCAATACCAGCCGGACTGTCACAGATGATCCAGTCAAATTTCTCACGCAGTTCAGCCATGACGCGGGCCACGCCCTCAGATGTCAGCGCGTCTTTATCCCGTGTCTGCGAGGCAGGCAGGATGGAAAGCGTCTCACATCTTTTATCTTTGATGAGCGCCTGGCCGAGCTTGGCATCTCCCTGGATGACATTCACGAAATCGAACACGACGCGACGTTCCGCCCCCATGACAAGATCGAGGTTGCGCAGCCCGACATCGAAATCGACGACGACCACATTTTTGCCAACCCGCGCCAGCGCGGCACCTAGTGCCGCTGTCGACGTGGTTTTGCCTACACCGCCCTTACCCGACGTGACTACCAGCACTTTGGCCATATGCGCTCCAGGTTCCTCTTAGTTTTATGGTCCGATCATGACGTCCCAGTCTACTGACAATGAAATGTTTTCGGCAACGCGGAAAATTCAGAAATAAAGTTCAGGTGAGCGGATGAATCAGGACATGATCGGAATCCAACAGGGCTTGCGCGGGTTGACCGACACTTTGCTGGTCGATCTCCTCCGCCGTCATGTAAAAGCCATCGATGGCGAGGAGTTCCGCAAACATGCGCCGCGCGAAGATCCGCGCCGCTCCATTTCCTCCGACCCCGGCAATGGCCCGACCGCGGAGGGGCGATATCATGGGCCTCCGGTCAGAACGGGTGGA
This DNA window, taken from Acetobacteraceae bacterium, encodes the following:
- a CDS encoding DUF3576 domain-containing protein, which gives rise to MIASARPKPDHWSRHHHHILRLNVFAGVLLFSLLASCSSDRDPSGLAKPKNHLMTVDRGATGGDDQLKDDVNVYLWRGALDTLSFMPFSSADAVGGIILTDWYTPPTSPDERFKIAAYVMSRRLRSDSLRVAVFRQERQGGQWVDSPVSSNTVSDITTRILNRARELRAENKGGD
- the leuS gene encoding leucine--tRNA ligase; translation: MTTTENTNLDFETTELKWQKAWEEIGAFSVGDVPDFNASTYYVLEMFPYPSGQLHMGHVRNYALGDVVARYKRARGFQVMHPMGWDAFGLPAENAAREHNVHPREWTLSNIAKMRTTLQRLGFSLDWTREVTTCLPSYFGHQQKLFLDMFRAGLVERRESAVNWDPVDQTVLANEQVVDGRGWRSGALVERRHLAQWFLKITDFAKELLDGLEGLEDWPARVRAMQARWIGFSEGARITFPLHHPPEGFDAMADAIEVYTTRPDTLFGMGFVAIAADHPLVTRLAPHNEAVRLFAEECARLGTREESIESAEKRGVDTGLRVVNPFAPHEISPVWIANFVLMDYGTGAVFGCPCGDQRDLDFARKYHLPVRSVILPPGESPESFVIEDKAYVHDGTLYNSGFLDGLDTETGKKRAITALEDMGAGAASASWRLRDWGVSRQRYWGCPIPIIHCATCGAVPVPDAQLPVTLPEDVSFDTSGNPLDHHPSWKHVTCPQCGEAATRETDTFDTFVDSSWYFARYVSPHSVAPVDREAAERWLPVDRYIGGIEHAILHLLYARFFTRAMKVTGHLDVDEPFKGLFTQGMITHESYRDASGWLSPEDVRREGDRVVRRDNGAQVTIGRSEKMSKSKRNTVSPTEIIARYGADTARWFVLSDSPPERDIEWTEAGIATSHRFIQKLHRLITHIAENDASEASHAPGGRALRQVTHRTIAAVTQAMESFAPNVAIARIYELTSALADAEKSHEAGMAATRREAGRTLALLIAPMMPHLAETLMHRLAPEAGLVVSQSWPIAEEALLTVSYVTLGVQVGGKLRGTIDISVDADEETVFSAALSEPNVARALEGKTIRKRIYVPRRIVNFVVSA
- the holA gene encoding DNA polymerase III subunit delta yields the protein MKIEPRRTEHVLGDALAWRGFVLHGEDHGLIRERAIKVAGQVVPDKDDPFRVVVLDREDHARLEEEATALSLIGGRRLIWVRDVQDHILPMLQRALYGVSDNVILLEAPGLASRSKLRSAMEKRQDVAVIACYPEEGRSLSVALRTMFDAAQVRVDRDAMAWLSSVLPADRAVIRQEVEKLILFAEPSAPLSLDDVQLCIGDTRAESLSNATSSALAGERAQADAAIERAIADGAVPVAIVRACSYALLRVLTVRHAMDEGASPSEAERGLRPPIFFKVADLFWTAVRRWDSAALLAACSATQELELACKQTGAPDFALARRHIARLCFGPRAFSA
- a CDS encoding ABC transporter permease, whose protein sequence is MREWIMLTPISVLLALTALSVIVMGAVFAAPYARLNGMTPFESHIVDTTYRDGHRVGVMQRNNNPLHLGYTPIGPSWRAGPYALGADAQGRDVASRLLCGGRNSLMIASAAALLGLTLATFLSPVRWLCRGGGVERIVSWIMTMLWAVPVYLFASCLSMTMLRDGLRLGPVTLTADNRLIPVCVIAAVYLPYAARLLTTCVRQLAQRDYVKIAAAFGASPFTVVVREILPGLLLSLMTFFPLLMALCLLAESALSFLSLGVQAPDVSWGSMIRDGEGLIYTRPVVAILPGMMIMLTVLSFYIVSESCTRVLRRRDMI
- a CDS encoding N-acetylmuramoyl-L-alanine amidase-like domain-containing protein, whose amino-acid sequence is MRGKTWFLLLLSACLVGCAAPKPRGYKIVIDSPTEKKLDDIIRYIVCPQEGQNHGEIISRVSAAFLGTPYRGGTLIGGPGAEEALVADFSFVDCTTLIEYVEALSRSHDRDTFLRNLVHIRYADNKVSYASRRHFFSDWFTRRPRIARDVTAEISPDHVTIDRDLNRLPNGKPYVPGIGFSTRKLTYIPAAGINERVLHHLRTGDYVGVYSLTEQEDVSHVGIVVRHDGRVWFRNASSRRENRKVIDSPFLDYMRQKPGMIVIRTE
- a CDS encoding SH3 domain-containing protein, which codes for MKINHAVRNRNLLFLAVTFILTACQTAPSGKGAQDAAHPGRAAALYIDPTKKIFPLDNYPQSVDKWLPAGPDSNTPLMDEATQQKYFAALKTRYFGLGQDENSPWNATYIASVLKKGPETVRDASVNQLLSDKKVLWAQNFRPHSARWKMEVRGNADTDISHDYHPAHRAIALRETLVRVLPTDDPAFDDYRQAGQGYPFDNLQMSAVRPGAPVYILTTSRDERWKYVCTPTVIGWVHSEDLASVSQGFVTEWVAMANRNLGAIIRDSISVADGGRFFFTARPGTILPFRKLRPGIFQVAVPVQGRGNSAERHWVTLDDHAFVPIPWQMLSGHVAALMRTMHDRPYGWGNDYFHNDCSAELRSLLMPFGIFLPRNSAAQIQSAVRVVDLSKEDVNARLAYLRDHGKPFKTLIYIPGHIMLYIGNAVVNGQNVPMTYQDLWGLRPKDGKSRSIVGGSVFFPLLAAYPEDPDLVSLAGKIQFKLGFIE
- a CDS encoding YidB family protein, yielding MSGFFNNILNSAISGLSGPLQKKLGSSLSELLTSEQGIETLLQQAKAAGLDDKVHSWIGNGKNLPISSEEVQTLLSNEQVQTLISKTGISPSLIMPALAMILPRLVDSQTPDGKVNGEPPTTA
- the minE gene encoding cell division topological specificity factor MinE, coding for MSLFNFFSRPKTSSVARDRLQILLAYERSNHGNSELIKKLQSEILAVIKKHVAIDDEKVHVKMDSINGEYATLEIDIEMPGLEKAS